From Paraburkholderia sabiae, a single genomic window includes:
- a CDS encoding FadR/GntR family transcriptional regulator, with product MKQTEPKRLYQSVAMQILALIRQGGMSPGARLPPERELANTLGVSRPSLREALIALEIGGQVEIRIGSGVYVREQPEGGESVVPPLGESPSELMQARAAIEGTVIVLAAGKFSAAALDRLARTVERMKKLAAAGKSPIDADRQFHMLIAETAGNSVLSRFVAEMFDSRHDPIAAAIRGHSESTATWSAAVREHEEILKALQLADPIAAQTAMRAHLKASEDRWIAGALQQGPH from the coding sequence ATGAAGCAAACCGAACCCAAGCGGCTTTACCAATCCGTTGCGATGCAGATTCTCGCGCTGATTCGTCAGGGAGGGATGTCGCCGGGAGCGCGTCTGCCACCCGAGCGGGAACTCGCAAATACACTAGGCGTATCGCGACCCTCGTTGCGAGAGGCGTTGATCGCGCTGGAGATCGGAGGGCAGGTTGAGATACGCATCGGCTCCGGCGTCTATGTCAGGGAACAGCCGGAGGGGGGCGAAAGTGTCGTGCCGCCACTGGGAGAAAGCCCTTCCGAGCTGATGCAAGCCAGAGCGGCGATCGAAGGGACTGTCATTGTGCTTGCGGCCGGCAAGTTCTCGGCGGCCGCGCTCGACCGCTTGGCTCGCACCGTGGAACGCATGAAAAAATTGGCAGCGGCGGGAAAATCGCCGATCGACGCTGACCGCCAGTTCCACATGCTGATTGCCGAAACGGCCGGCAACTCGGTTCTGAGTCGCTTCGTGGCGGAAATGTTCGACAGCCGGCACGATCCAATCGCCGCGGCGATTCGCGGTCACTCGGAGAGTACGGCGACCTGGTCAGCTGCGGTACGGGAACACGAGGAAATTCTCAAGGCGTTACAGCTGGCCGATCCCATTGCAGCGCAAACGGCGATGCGGGCGCACCTGAAGGCATCGGAGGACCGCTGGATCGCCGGGGCTCTGCAGCAGGGACCACATTGA